Proteins encoded within one genomic window of Halorussus salilacus:
- a CDS encoding phosphoribosyltransferase, which translates to MSELPDEFKCTITNWEYIYGLCRGVSDQVKRDSFEPDVVVALARGGWFAGRCICDFLGLDDLTSLKMEHYVGTAQKSGEPEVRYPMPEGSVEDKDVLIIDDIADTGGSIQRAYEYVTDRDAGEVRTATLQLLQTSEFDPDYVGERLDEWAWIVYPWNFIEDMIDITSGVMEKGDGEAFTTEEIRHLLSDYHDIERIEMEIAQPDRMDEVLDEMARRGVLERDGEEWRLAEA; encoded by the coding sequence ATGAGCGAACTCCCCGACGAGTTCAAATGCACGATTACGAACTGGGAGTACATCTACGGACTCTGTCGCGGCGTCAGCGACCAGGTCAAGCGCGACTCCTTCGAACCGGACGTGGTGGTCGCGCTGGCGCGCGGGGGCTGGTTCGCGGGCCGCTGTATCTGTGACTTCCTCGGACTCGACGACCTCACGAGCCTCAAGATGGAACACTACGTGGGCACCGCCCAGAAGAGCGGCGAACCCGAGGTCCGGTATCCGATGCCCGAAGGCAGCGTCGAGGACAAGGACGTCCTCATCATCGACGACATCGCCGACACCGGCGGCTCCATCCAGCGCGCCTACGAGTACGTCACCGACCGCGACGCCGGAGAGGTGCGGACCGCGACCCTCCAGCTCCTCCAGACCAGCGAGTTCGACCCCGACTACGTCGGCGAGCGACTCGACGAGTGGGCGTGGATCGTCTACCCGTGGAACTTCATCGAGGACATGATAGACATCACCTCGGGCGTGATGGAGAAAGGCGACGGCGAGGCGTTCACGACCGAGGAGATTCGCCACCTCCTCAGCGACTACCACGACATCGAGCGCATCGAGATGGAGATCGCCCAGCCCGACCGGATGGACGAGGTGCTCGACGAGATGGCGCGTCGGGGCGTGCTGGAGCGGGACGGGGAGGAGTGGCGGTTGGCCGAGGCCTGA
- the mtnP gene encoding S-methyl-5'-thioadenosine phosphorylase, which yields MTIGFIGGSGIYDALPLEDTREEEISTPFGDPSAPVTIGELAGEEVAFLPRHGSDHQHTPTNAPYKANIYALKQVGVERVLSSNAVGSLREDLPPQTLVVPDQIFDRTKHRDATFFGDGIVVHMPFADPYCPHMVDHLAETCETATDAESEKGGTYVCIEGPQYSTRAESEFYREQGWDVIGMTTIPEAKLAREAEMCYATVTGVTDYDVWKEDSEVTLQEVLDNAAENEEAIKQVVESAIRNMPDERECDCGSALSGTINTPTDAIPDETRDRVDAFVGEYLD from the coding sequence ATGACAATCGGCTTCATCGGTGGAAGCGGAATCTACGACGCACTGCCCCTCGAAGACACCCGCGAAGAGGAGATATCGACGCCGTTCGGCGACCCGAGCGCGCCCGTCACTATCGGCGAACTCGCCGGGGAGGAGGTCGCGTTCCTGCCGCGACACGGGTCGGACCACCAGCACACGCCGACCAACGCGCCGTACAAGGCCAACATCTACGCGCTGAAGCAGGTCGGCGTCGAGCGCGTCCTGTCGAGCAACGCGGTCGGGAGCCTCCGGGAGGACCTCCCGCCACAGACGCTCGTGGTCCCCGACCAGATATTCGACCGGACCAAGCACCGCGACGCGACGTTCTTCGGCGACGGCATCGTGGTCCACATGCCGTTCGCCGACCCCTACTGTCCGCACATGGTCGACCACCTCGCGGAGACCTGCGAGACCGCGACCGACGCGGAATCGGAGAAGGGCGGCACCTACGTCTGCATCGAGGGGCCCCAGTACTCGACCCGCGCCGAGAGCGAGTTCTACCGCGAGCAGGGCTGGGACGTCATCGGCATGACCACGATTCCGGAGGCCAAGTTGGCCCGGGAGGCCGAGATGTGCTACGCGACGGTCACGGGCGTCACCGACTACGACGTCTGGAAGGAGGACAGCGAGGTCACCCTGCAGGAGGTGCTGGACAACGCCGCCGAGAACGAGGAGGCCATCAAGCAGGTCGTCGAGAGCGCCATCCGGAACATGCCCGACGAGCGCGAGTGCGACTGCGGATCGGCGCTTTCGGGCACTATCAACACGCCGACCGACGCGATTCCCGACGAGACCCGCGACCGCGTCGACGCGTTCGTCGGCGAGTATCTCGACTGA
- a CDS encoding segregation/condensation protein A: protein MTSEEPRSSENVSGKAANSDFPGESRNASGEERSDDPRADADEIPLNIAGHEEEKREREGTENPFGGPDSDSPSESESGESASGEDATILDEVAAEAPDAADDEAEPVELLVQLAEEGEIEPWDIDIVTVTDKFLDRLDEVDLRTSGRALFYASVLLRMKSDAMLADDDEEEEPEDPWAEWGPGMDAPMDGDGDFPAHDPVNQLEAEMERRLDRKTARGTPETLDELVRELRERERGSWWKDSRSYDTSESPGGFERGTQTLDYRMDDGMRMDDEPSEEDALGTAHGEDIEAVIDDVRAELDAHYESGREEVLYAEIETAGGSRIETFLAVLFLSHREVVVLEQDDLFGDLWVRDADAVGDADDREADPDSEVEAVAD, encoded by the coding sequence ATGACTAGCGAGGAGCCACGCTCCTCGGAGAACGTGAGCGGCAAAGCCGCGAACAGCGATTTTCCGGGGGAATCTCGAAACGCGAGCGGGGAGGAGCGTAGCGACGACCCGCGAGCCGATGCCGACGAGATTCCGCTGAACATCGCGGGCCACGAGGAGGAGAAGCGCGAGCGCGAGGGGACGGAGAACCCGTTCGGCGGCCCCGACTCGGACTCGCCGAGCGAGTCCGAGTCGGGCGAATCAGCGTCCGGCGAGGACGCGACCATCCTCGACGAGGTCGCGGCGGAGGCCCCCGACGCCGCCGACGACGAGGCCGAACCCGTCGAACTCCTCGTCCAGTTGGCCGAGGAGGGCGAGATCGAGCCGTGGGACATCGACATCGTCACGGTCACCGACAAGTTCCTCGACCGGCTCGACGAGGTGGACCTCCGGACCTCGGGCCGGGCGCTGTTCTACGCGAGCGTCCTGCTCCGGATGAAGAGCGACGCCATGCTGGCCGACGACGACGAAGAGGAGGAACCCGAGGACCCGTGGGCCGAGTGGGGCCCGGGGATGGACGCGCCGATGGACGGCGACGGCGACTTCCCGGCCCACGACCCCGTGAACCAGCTCGAAGCCGAGATGGAGCGCCGACTCGACCGCAAGACCGCTCGCGGGACGCCCGAGACCCTCGACGAACTCGTTCGGGAGCTCCGCGAGCGCGAGCGCGGGTCGTGGTGGAAGGACTCGCGGAGCTACGACACCTCCGAGTCGCCCGGCGGGTTCGAGCGGGGTACCCAGACCCTCGACTACCGGATGGACGACGGGATGCGGATGGACGACGAACCCTCCGAGGAGGACGCGCTCGGGACCGCCCACGGCGAGGACATCGAGGCGGTCATCGACGACGTGCGCGCGGAACTCGACGCCCACTACGAGTCGGGCCGCGAGGAGGTGCTGTACGCCGAGATAGAGACCGCGGGCGGCTCTCGCATCGAGACGTTCCTCGCGGTGCTGTTCCTCTCCCATCGGGAGGTGGTCGTCCTCGAACAGGACGACCTGTTCGGCGACCTCTGGGTCCGGGACGCCGACGCGGTCGGCGACGCCGACGACCGCGAGGCCGACCCAGACTCGGAGGTCGAGGCCGTCGCCGACTGA